In a single window of the Chondrocystis sp. NIES-4102 genome:
- the rppH gene encoding RNA pyrophosphohydrolase: protein MKRSHRYDLPKGHIEPGETELQCALRELFEETGISRQQVCLELDFRFRTIYYPRYRSMNGQKVEKSLVIFFAWVSEELEIVMTEHSASEWIKWNPPHYFHNRIIDDLLTAVGRQLKIKSNA, encoded by the coding sequence ATGAAGCGATCGCATCGTTATGATTTGCCAAAAGGTCATATCGAACCAGGAGAAACTGAATTGCAGTGCGCTTTGAGAGAATTATTTGAGGAAACAGGTATTAGTAGGCAACAGGTATGTTTGGAATTAGATTTCCGTTTTAGAACTATCTATTATCCTCGTTATCGCAGCATGAATGGTCAAAAGGTTGAGAAATCTTTAGTAATTTTTTTTGCCTGGGTAAGTGAAGAATTGGAAATTGTTATGACTGAACATAGTGCTTCTGAGTGGATAAAATGGAATCCTCCCCATTATTTTCATAATCGTATTATTGATGATTTACTTACAGCAGTTGGGCGACAATTGAAGATTAAAAGTAATGCTTAG